One genomic window of Luteitalea pratensis includes the following:
- a CDS encoding DUF1553 domain-containing protein, protein MPEQVDFNFHVRPILSDKCFKCHGPDDRARKGGLSLHTRDGAFATLATGRRAVVPGNTGKSELVRRILSTDPAVMMPQADSHLELSDVEKATLVRWIEQGATWTPHWAFVPPKKAPVPSGSDLGTFTNPIDGFVRADLRGTGLTPSPEASRETLIRRVSIDLTGLPPTIAEVNAFLADRSADAFEKVVDRLLASPAFGERMATDWLDVARYADSHGYQDDGMRQMSPWRDWVIEAFNRNMPVDQFITWQLAGDLLPNPTPEQRLATAFNRNHMQSQEGGIVSEEYRVEYVADRVNTFGSAFLGLTLQCARCHDHKYDPVLQKDFFKLFAFFNNVNETGQIPYSGMPSPTVTISTPEADMAIAALREKIGPLEEATRVDRLATGPAFEAWLAKAQAATEQPSVVLPRPIVHLPLDAMKAYTFANLATPKRMGTVGSDEERKKKTARAPEVVPGVIGNAARLVGDSQIDLGGRDQNFGFFERNDPFSFAIWIRRDKAGVGGPVITRSGAVMNGHRGYELILRPDGTLTTGLHHVAPDNSVEIETVTPMTVGDWYHVAVTYDGSSRAAGLRLYVNGVRAPTRVMTDNLARSIISEPLGDWGGISAIRLGRRGDENLSDTSVDEFYVFPDELTALEVATLAAPGAARQTNRAVSTAPPPASPATASFVKTSGVGVELARRETASPARPAAASREELADHWVRRVAKLGAAERQQLRVLRGKENALITKLPQAMVMRDLPPERARPTFILARGSYEAPTDRVEADTPAMLPKFEGPKNRLGLARWLVAPNNPLAARVVVNRYWGLLFGTGLVATPEDFGNQGRLPTHPALLDHLAVSLREGGWDLKAMLRQIVLSQTYRQSSVATARALELDPANEKLARGPSYRLASEQIRDGALAASGLLVRTIGGPSVYPYQPAGLWEELATRNATTYAQGKGDDLHRRSLYTVWKRSTPPPSAISFDASERLLCIVKRQRTSTPLQALVLLNDVQYVEAARVLAERLLREGGDTPEARITTAYRLLTSRAPRPTELAAVRALFEKERATYASDLRAARQLAKSGEAPPARTLDPVDVAAWTVVASTIMNTDEAVNKR, encoded by the coding sequence GTGCCCGAGCAGGTTGACTTCAACTTCCACGTGCGCCCGATCCTGTCGGACAAGTGCTTCAAGTGCCATGGGCCGGATGACCGCGCGCGCAAGGGCGGCCTGAGCCTGCACACCCGGGATGGAGCCTTTGCCACGCTGGCCACGGGCCGGCGGGCGGTGGTGCCCGGCAACACCGGCAAGAGCGAGCTCGTCCGTCGAATCCTCAGCACGGATCCGGCGGTGATGATGCCGCAGGCGGACTCGCACCTCGAGCTGAGCGACGTGGAGAAGGCCACGCTCGTCCGCTGGATCGAGCAGGGGGCCACGTGGACGCCACACTGGGCGTTCGTTCCACCCAAGAAGGCGCCGGTGCCCTCGGGGTCCGACCTTGGGACCTTCACCAATCCCATCGACGGCTTCGTCCGCGCCGACCTGCGCGGGACCGGTCTCACGCCCTCGCCCGAGGCCTCGCGCGAGACCCTGATACGTCGCGTGTCGATCGACCTCACAGGACTGCCGCCGACCATCGCCGAGGTCAACGCCTTCCTGGCCGACCGCAGCGCCGACGCGTTCGAGAAGGTCGTCGATCGGCTGCTGGCCTCGCCGGCGTTCGGCGAGCGGATGGCGACCGACTGGCTCGACGTCGCCCGGTACGCGGACTCGCACGGGTATCAGGACGACGGCATGCGTCAGATGTCGCCATGGCGCGACTGGGTGATCGAGGCGTTCAACCGCAACATGCCGGTGGACCAGTTCATCACCTGGCAACTCGCCGGTGATCTGCTGCCCAATCCGACGCCCGAACAGCGCCTCGCCACGGCCTTCAACCGCAATCACATGCAGAGCCAGGAAGGCGGCATCGTCTCGGAGGAATATCGCGTCGAGTACGTCGCCGACCGCGTCAACACCTTCGGCTCGGCCTTTCTCGGGCTGACGCTGCAGTGCGCGCGCTGCCACGACCACAAGTACGACCCGGTGTTGCAGAAGGACTTTTTCAAGCTCTTCGCGTTCTTCAACAACGTCAACGAGACCGGGCAGATCCCGTATTCGGGCATGCCGAGTCCGACGGTGACCATCTCGACGCCGGAAGCCGACATGGCGATCGCGGCGTTGCGCGAGAAAATCGGCCCGCTCGAGGAGGCCACCCGTGTGGATCGGCTGGCGACGGGGCCCGCGTTCGAGGCCTGGCTCGCGAAGGCACAGGCCGCGACGGAGCAACCCTCTGTGGTCCTGCCCCGCCCGATCGTGCACCTCCCGCTCGACGCCATGAAGGCCTACACGTTCGCCAATCTCGCCACACCCAAGCGCATGGGCACGGTGGGGAGCGACGAGGAGCGCAAGAAGAAGACGGCGCGCGCACCAGAGGTGGTGCCGGGGGTGATCGGCAATGCCGCGCGGCTCGTCGGCGACAGCCAGATCGACCTCGGCGGCCGCGACCAGAACTTCGGCTTCTTCGAGCGTAACGATCCGTTCTCGTTCGCCATCTGGATCCGTCGCGACAAGGCCGGCGTCGGCGGCCCGGTCATCACGCGGTCGGGCGCGGTGATGAACGGCCACCGCGGCTACGAGTTGATCCTGCGACCCGATGGGACGCTGACCACAGGCCTGCATCACGTCGCGCCGGACAACTCGGTCGAGATCGAGACGGTCACGCCGATGACCGTCGGCGACTGGTATCACGTGGCGGTGACCTACGACGGATCGAGCCGGGCGGCGGGGCTGCGTCTCTACGTCAACGGCGTCCGGGCGCCGACGCGGGTCATGACCGACAACCTCGCGCGCAGCATCATCAGCGAGCCGCTTGGCGACTGGGGTGGGATCTCGGCGATCCGCCTCGGCAGGCGCGGCGACGAGAACCTGTCGGACACGTCGGTCGACGAGTTCTACGTGTTCCCGGATGAATTGACGGCCCTCGAGGTCGCGACGCTGGCAGCGCCCGGCGCAGCGCGGCAGACCAATCGCGCGGTATCGACGGCTCCGCCGCCAGCATCGCCCGCGACCGCGTCGTTCGTGAAAACGTCAGGTGTAGGCGTCGAGCTTGCTCGACGCGAAACAGCATCGCCTGCTCGTCCCGCAGCCGCATCGCGCGAGGAGCTTGCCGACCACTGGGTGCGTCGCGTGGCGAAGCTCGGTGCGGCGGAACGGCAGCAGTTGCGCGTGCTCCGCGGCAAGGAGAACGCCCTCATCACGAAGCTGCCGCAGGCGATGGTCATGCGCGACCTGCCGCCCGAGCGTGCGCGCCCGACGTTCATCCTCGCCCGCGGTTCCTACGAGGCGCCAACCGACCGCGTCGAGGCCGACACGCCGGCGATGCTGCCGAAGTTCGAGGGGCCGAAGAACCGGCTCGGGCTGGCGCGCTGGCTCGTCGCGCCGAACAACCCGCTGGCCGCGCGCGTCGTCGTGAACCGATACTGGGGACTGCTCTTCGGCACCGGCCTGGTGGCCACGCCGGAGGACTTCGGCAACCAGGGCCGGCTGCCGACACACCCCGCGCTGCTCGATCACCTGGCAGTGAGCCTGCGCGAGGGAGGCTGGGACCTGAAGGCGATGCTGCGCCAGATCGTGCTCTCGCAGACCTACCGGCAGTCGTCGGTCGCGACGGCCAGGGCGCTGGAGCTCGATCCGGCCAACGAGAAGCTGGCGCGTGGACCATCGTATCGACTGGCCTCCGAGCAGATTCGCGACGGCGCGCTCGCCGCCAGCGGCCTGCTCGTGCGCACGATCGGCGGACCGAGCGTATACCCCTACCAGCCCGCGGGGCTCTGGGAGGAACTGGCCACCCGCAATGCGACGACGTATGCACAGGGCAAGGGCGACGACCTGCATCGACGCAGCCTGTACACGGTGTGGAAGCGCAGCACGCCGCCGCCGTCCGCCATCAGCTTCGATGCCTCCGAACGCCTCCTCTGCATCGTCAAGCGGCAGCGTACGAGCACGCCCCTCCAGGCGCTGGTGCTGCTCAACGACGTGCAGTACGTCGAGGCCGCGCGCGTGCTGGCCGAGCGACTGCTGCGCGAGGGCGGAGACACGCCCGAGGCGCGAATCACGACCGCCTATCGCCTGCTGACGAGCCGGGCGCCGCGGCCGACCGAACTCGCCGCCGTGCGCGCGCTCTTCGAGAAGGAACGGGCGACCTACGCCAGTGACTTACGAGCGGCCAGGCAGCTTGCCAAGTCCGGTGAGGCGCCTCCGGCGCGGACGCTGGACCCGGTGGACGTCGCGGCGTGGACCGTCGTGGCGAGCACGATCATGAACACGGACGAAGCGGTGAACAAGCGATGA
- a CDS encoding DUF1501 domain-containing protein: protein MKALEDLKYNATRRHFLSAASLGIGSVALGALLDPARLFGGPGQGPVAVAPGARPTGPIYPATHVVPRAKRVIYLFQSGGPSQLDLFDDKPLLRTMNGEDLPASIRMGQRLTGMTAHQKQFPLAGSHFSMARHGQSGATVSELLPHIGSIADKLCFVKSMHTEAINHDPAVTFVQTGSQQAGRPSIGSWLSYGLGSDNSNLPAFIVLLSRARQGDQPLYSRLWGSGFLPSQHQGVQFRRGKDPVLYLGDPDGLSADTRRHMLDTFRQLEEEQHARVLDPEINARIAQYEMAYRMQTSVPEVMDFTNEPQSVLDMYGPEVKTPGSYAANCLLARRLAERDVRFIQLYHQGWDQHGNLPKDIRIMTKSVDQPSAALVKDLEQRGLLEDTLVIWGGEFGRTNYSQGKLTKENYGRDHHPRSFTVWMAGGGIKTGFSYGETDEFGYNVVRDPVHVHDFQATLLHLLGIEHEQFTFKHQGRRYRLTDVHGHVVKALLA from the coding sequence ATGAAGGCTCTCGAGGATCTCAAGTACAACGCCACCCGGCGACACTTCCTCTCTGCCGCCAGCCTCGGCATCGGGTCGGTCGCCCTGGGCGCCCTGCTCGATCCCGCACGGCTGTTCGGTGGACCCGGGCAAGGGCCTGTCGCTGTGGCGCCTGGAGCTAGGCCGACCGGGCCGATTTACCCGGCTACGCACGTGGTCCCGCGCGCCAAGCGGGTGATCTATCTGTTCCAGAGCGGCGGCCCGTCACAACTCGACCTGTTCGATGACAAGCCGTTGCTGCGGACGATGAACGGCGAGGACCTGCCGGCGTCCATCCGGATGGGGCAGCGCCTGACCGGCATGACGGCGCACCAGAAGCAGTTCCCGCTTGCCGGATCGCACTTCTCGATGGCGCGCCACGGCCAGAGCGGCGCGACCGTCAGCGAACTGCTGCCGCACATCGGCTCGATCGCCGACAAGCTGTGCTTCGTCAAGTCGATGCACACCGAGGCGATCAATCACGACCCCGCCGTGACGTTCGTGCAGACGGGATCTCAGCAGGCCGGCCGTCCCTCGATCGGGTCCTGGCTCTCGTACGGGCTCGGGTCGGACAACTCCAACCTGCCTGCATTCATCGTGCTGCTGTCGCGGGCCCGCCAGGGCGACCAGCCGCTCTACTCGCGGCTCTGGGGGAGCGGCTTCCTGCCCTCGCAGCACCAGGGCGTGCAGTTCCGCCGCGGCAAGGACCCGGTGCTCTACCTCGGCGACCCCGACGGCCTGAGCGCCGATACGCGCCGTCACATGCTCGACACGTTCCGGCAGCTCGAGGAGGAACAGCACGCGCGTGTGCTCGATCCCGAGATCAACGCGCGCATCGCCCAGTACGAGATGGCGTACCGCATGCAGACGTCGGTGCCGGAGGTCATGGACTTTACGAACGAGCCGCAGAGCGTCCTCGACATGTACGGTCCCGAGGTCAAGACACCGGGCAGCTATGCGGCCAACTGCCTGCTGGCGCGGCGGCTCGCCGAGCGCGACGTGCGATTCATCCAGCTGTACCACCAGGGCTGGGATCAGCACGGCAACCTGCCCAAGGACATCAGGATCATGACCAAGTCGGTCGACCAGCCGTCGGCGGCCCTGGTCAAGGATCTCGAGCAGCGCGGCCTGCTCGAGGACACGCTGGTGATCTGGGGGGGCGAGTTCGGCCGCACCAATTACTCCCAGGGCAAGCTCACGAAAGAGAACTACGGGCGCGATCACCATCCGCGGTCGTTCACGGTGTGGATGGCTGGCGGCGGCATCAAGACGGGTTTCAGCTACGGCGAGACCGACGAGTTCGGCTACAACGTCGTGCGCGATCCGGTACACGTCCACGACTTCCAGGCGACGCTGCTGCACCTGCTGGGGATCGAGCACGAGCAGTTCACGTTCAAGCACCAGGGCCGGCGGTACCGCCTCACCGACGTGCACGGTCACGTCGTGAAGGCGCTCCTGGCGTAA
- a CDS encoding c-type cytochrome domain-containing protein, with amino-acid sequence MLTELQPFIGRFHPLLVHLPIGFLLLAGVVEVLSRLKRFEDTGIARLMPTLLALCALSTGGAVITGTLLSLSGDYDPTLVGRHQQWGLMLGAIVFLACAAAWWRERTPGRAPALLYGGSFGMAIFLVAVTGHLGGSLTHGEGYLTEHMPALPFLTAARASTPRGPVDPSATPVFKTLVAPTLEARCVGCHGPARQAGKLRLDSPEAIRQGGEDGAVIVPGNAAGSLVVRRLFLPTSDKKAMPPRGHPAPSHAEVAVLRWWIDQGASFDQVLADTQVTPELEPAIADRLGPVDLSAPAILSVRVPQADAKALDALKVLNLRVEPLRAGSALLMVEAPPAARTLDDKSLASLEPLAAQIAWLNLGGTRVTDAGMARLLPKLVNLWKLSLDRTAITDHALAPLEKLTRLESVNVYGTAVTDAGLKPLEKLPRLRSVYAWQTQVTPQGAEALQAALKKVHVNVGAPPTPIVTEEMTADDAKGKKDRKPKKEKDAAP; translated from the coding sequence GTGCTCACGGAACTCCAGCCGTTCATCGGCCGCTTCCACCCGCTCCTCGTCCACCTCCCGATCGGCTTCCTGCTGCTGGCCGGCGTCGTCGAGGTCCTGTCGCGCCTGAAGCGCTTCGAGGATACCGGCATCGCCCGCCTGATGCCGACGCTGCTCGCCCTCTGCGCGCTGTCGACCGGCGGCGCCGTCATCACCGGCACGCTGCTGTCGTTGAGCGGCGATTACGACCCGACGCTCGTGGGCCGGCATCAGCAATGGGGCCTGATGCTCGGCGCGATCGTCTTTCTCGCGTGTGCGGCGGCGTGGTGGCGTGAGCGGACGCCGGGACGCGCGCCCGCACTGCTGTACGGCGGCAGCTTCGGCATGGCCATCTTCCTGGTGGCCGTGACTGGGCATCTCGGCGGATCGCTCACGCACGGCGAGGGCTACCTGACCGAGCACATGCCAGCGCTGCCCTTCCTGACCGCCGCGCGTGCGAGCACGCCGCGAGGTCCGGTGGACCCGAGCGCGACGCCCGTCTTCAAGACGCTCGTGGCACCCACGCTCGAGGCGCGGTGCGTCGGCTGCCACGGTCCGGCGCGACAGGCGGGCAAGTTGCGGCTCGATTCGCCGGAGGCGATTCGCCAGGGCGGCGAGGACGGCGCCGTGATCGTGCCTGGCAACGCCGCGGGCAGCCTCGTGGTGCGCCGGCTCTTCCTGCCCACGTCCGACAAGAAGGCGATGCCGCCACGCGGCCATCCGGCGCCGTCACACGCGGAAGTCGCCGTGTTGCGCTGGTGGATCGACCAGGGCGCGTCCTTCGATCAGGTGCTGGCCGACACGCAGGTCACGCCCGAGCTTGAACCCGCGATCGCCGATCGGCTGGGGCCCGTGGACCTGAGCGCACCGGCGATCCTGTCGGTGCGGGTGCCGCAGGCCGACGCGAAAGCCCTCGATGCCTTGAAGGTCCTGAACCTCCGTGTCGAGCCGCTCCGTGCCGGCTCGGCGCTGCTGATGGTGGAGGCGCCACCCGCGGCCCGCACGCTCGACGACAAGAGTCTCGCGTCGCTCGAACCACTGGCCGCGCAGATCGCCTGGCTCAACCTCGGTGGCACGCGGGTGACCGACGCCGGCATGGCGCGACTGCTCCCGAAACTCGTCAACCTGTGGAAGCTGTCCCTCGATCGGACGGCGATCACCGACCATGCGCTTGCGCCGCTCGAGAAGCTGACGCGGCTCGAATCGGTCAACGTCTACGGCACCGCCGTGACCGACGCAGGACTGAAGCCGCTCGAAAAGCTGCCCCGCCTGCGCTCGGTCTACGCCTGGCAGACACAGGTGACGCCACAGGGCGCCGAGGCATTGCAGGCCGCGCTGAAGAAGGTGCACGTCAACGTCGGCGCCCCGCCGACACCGATCGTGACCGAGGAGATGACCGCCGACGACGCCAAGGGCAAGAAGGACAGGAAGCCGAAGAAGGAGAAGGACGCTGCCCCTTGA